The Porphyromonas sp. oral taxon 275 DNA window GCGTAGACCTCATGGTCAACTGGGGGAAGAAGGGTTCCTCTGGTCACTACGAGATGTATCGCTTCCCTAGCGAAGACCACTGTCTCAAGGAGGCGGCGAAGCTGAGCCAAGACAAACAGGAGAAGGGCTACAGCGACTACCCTGAGTTCGACCCTATGGACATCTACTACTATGACGACGACACGATGGGGCTCCACCCCTTGACGAGCCACCCCCTCTACCGCAAGTATTTTACCTCCCCCTTCTACTACTCCAATACTGAGCGCAGTGTTCCCTTCGGCAGCGACGAGGGCAGCGATGCCCTGTGGGAGATGGAGGAGGTACTGCGCCGCCGTCCTAAGGCCGACCTGAGGGACTTCCCCGCCCACGTCCTGCGCAAGCTCCATTCGCTAGCCTACTACCCTCCCCACGGCGAGAGCATCGAGGAGCTGCGGCGTATCGATGCCGCAGCCAGCGCCGAGGCACACCCTAGCCTCAAGGAGCTGCGCAGCACCGACCGCATGATCATCGCCTCAGCCCTGGCACAGCTCAAGATCACGGGGAGCCTCAGCGAGCAGCTCTATCAGCTGGCCTTGCTCGCCATCGCACGCCTGGAGCGCATACGAGGCCTAGGCCAAAACGTCTGGCTCACCTCCTCCATGCTGATGACCATACAGCGCGACCTCAAGCTCTACCGATCGAGCTGCCCCACCGCCCAGCAGGCTGTCGGCGCCTAGTCCGCGCAGCCCTCGCAATAAAGTAGCGCCCCCATACTCCACGTGGAGTATGGGGGCGCAGTGCTTAGGGGGAAGTTCGTGCTAGGTCAAGCCGAAGCCTAGCCTAGAGTCTAGGGCGCATCGGGTGTGAACATAGGATCCCAGGCGGGGAGCTGTACGGGCTTGGTCTTCAACAGCTCCAGCACCTTGGCCGTCGCATACTTCTTGTTCACCACGAGACGGAAGGTATAGGCGTCGAACCACCCGTCCGTCATGATGATATGGCCCTTGACGCCCGACTGCTCACCCCAGCTATTCTCGACCTTCCACTTGGTAGGCTTGCCCGAGGCATCTAGGTCTACGGCCTTGAGCGTCATGGCGTGCGTCGAGCCGCTATCGAAGCTCTTGATACGCTCGGCCTTGTCCATCGTGAAGTCATAGCCCAGGAGGGAGGCATAGTCGTAGTTATTGAGCGCGGCGATGCCCTTAGAGCGGTCGAGCTCACGGCCTACGTCGCAGGAGTAGTACATCATCGTATTGTCCTTGAGCGAAGCGATGGCCATGCCCTTGATCTCCTCCATGGGGAGGTTGACGTAGGTCCAGTTGCGCCCGTCGTAGCTGTGGCGGTCGAAGTCGATCTCGTAGGTCTTGTAGTAGGGACGCGAGGGGTCATTCATCAGCATGACGAACTGATCCTTGAGGTCGATCCCCACGAAGCGCTGGTAGAAGCTCTGCGGCGTGTAGGTGTCGGTAGAGATCGCCTCACCCTTGGCATTGCGCAGCGTGTAGCTGAAGCTCGTAGGGGGCTCCCCGAGGTTCAGGCTCAGGATGCGGTAGACCTGCTTGAGGCAGGCCTCCTTGCGCTCACGCAGCTGCGCGAGGCTCTCACCCTTAGCAGAGGCCTTACGCAGGGCTATCCCTGCCTGACGTAGGGTACGGGTGATCATCTGCCCCATCAGACGCGTGTCATTGCTCGAGGCCGTCTCAGGCATGACCTCCGCAGGTACGACGCCGTACTTGGAGAGGATGTCCGAGATCCCCGTGAACTGGCCGCCGTCGCTGAGCGGATGCTTGAAGAGCCACTCTACCTTCTTATCGTCATCGCTCGCCTTGCGGGTCTCGATGATGCCCTCGAGGAAGAGGTTGGCCTTCTCAAGCTGGTCCCAGAAGAAGCCATAGTTCTGCGAGAAGAAGAACTTGCCCGACTGCTCGCGCGCCATCAGCTGGGCACGTAGCACATTCAGCCCCGTGAAGAGCCAGCATCGACCGCTCTGCTTCTGGTCCGTGATGCCCTGGCTCTTGACCTCGATGCTGAACTTGTCCTCCAGCTCGCGGGGACGCTTCGGGTTGACGAAGAAGTCCTTCATGCCCTGCAGCGCGATGGCGTTGTGTAGCGCCTGCTCGCTGGGGCTCTTGGACTCACTCTTGCGTAGGGACTCCAGGATACGTGGCGTGATAGCACCGTCCTTGGTGGACTGCGCCGAGAGGGAGGTGCTGAGGGCGGAGGTGAGGCCGAGGGCTAGCACCAGGCTTAGTTTAAGCTGCATAGTAGTATCGTATGAGAGGGGTGAGACTTAGCGCGGGGCGGCGTTCTCCTCCTGGTCGAACCACGAGGCGTACATCTGGTAGTTGTTGGCAATGCGCTCATTGAGCTCCTTGCTCTGCTCGGGGGAGACCTTCTTGATGAACTTGGCAGGGGTCCCAGCCCAGAGCGTGTAGGGCTCGATGAGGGTATTGGCTAGGACGACAGAGCCTGCCGCGACGATGGCGCCCTCGCCGACGACGGCGTGGTCCATGACCACGGAGCCCATGCCGATGAGCGCGAGGTTCTCGATCTTGCAGCCGTGGAGCGTGACGTTGTGCCCGACCGAGACGTTGTCGCCGATCTCTATGGTAGACTTCTGATAGAGCGTGTGCACGACGGTGCCGTCCTGGATATTGACGTTGCGCCCGATGCGGATCGAATTGACGTCGCCGCGGAGCACGGCGTTGAACCATACGCTGCAGCCCTCGCCGAGGACGACATCACCGACGATGGTGGCGTTGACGGCGAGGAAGCAGCCTTCGCCGATCTGAGGCTCGAAGCCTCGTACCTTCTGTATATAAGCCATAGTAACTATGTTGGGATAATGCTGTGATTATAGGGCTAGGCACTCGGGCCTAGGGGTTAGGAGAAGCGGCGCTTGAGCTTCGCCAGTTGCTCTCGAGGCAGCTCGTAGTAGCCCACCACGAGAACGAAGACGAGCAGCAGCACGCTATTGAGCCCGAGGCGTAGATAGACGGACTCGGGCAGTAGCTGCGTGAGGCCAAGCTCGAGGGCATAGAGCGCCATGCAGAGGAGGCTGTAGCCGAGGAGCTTCGCCAGCTGATAGCGCACGGGATAGTAGCGCTGCCCGAGGAAGTAGGAGGCGACCATGACGGCGCCATTGGCCACCACGGAGGCCCAGGCACAGGCCATGAAGCCGTAGCGCGGAGCGAGTAGGACGATCATCACCACGGTGAGCGCACAGCCCAGCACCGAGAGGATCGTCCCCCAGTAGGTACGGTCGGTGACCTTGTACCAGAGGGAGAGATTGAAGTAGACACCGAACATCAGCTGCCCCATCATGATCCAGGGCACGACGACGAGCCCTGGGTAGTAGGCGGGCTTG harbors:
- a CDS encoding WGR domain-containing protein, whose translation is MKKAMQLQDSRAEKFWRIETMGVDLMVNWGKKGSSGHYEMYRFPSEDHCLKEAAKLSQDKQEKGYSDYPEFDPMDIYYYDDDTMGLHPLTSHPLYRKYFTSPFYYSNTERSVPFGSDEGSDALWEMEEVLRRRPKADLRDFPAHVLRKLHSLAYYPPHGESIEELRRIDAAASAEAHPSLKELRSTDRMIIASALAQLKITGSLSEQLYQLALLAIARLERIRGLGQNVWLTSSMLMTIQRDLKLYRSSCPTAQQAVGA
- a CDS encoding C1 family peptidase; translation: MQLKLSLVLALGLTSALSTSLSAQSTKDGAITPRILESLRKSESKSPSEQALHNAIALQGMKDFFVNPKRPRELEDKFSIEVKSQGITDQKQSGRCWLFTGLNVLRAQLMAREQSGKFFFSQNYGFFWDQLEKANLFLEGIIETRKASDDDKKVEWLFKHPLSDGGQFTGISDILSKYGVVPAEVMPETASSNDTRLMGQMITRTLRQAGIALRKASAKGESLAQLRERKEACLKQVYRILSLNLGEPPTSFSYTLRNAKGEAISTDTYTPQSFYQRFVGIDLKDQFVMLMNDPSRPYYKTYEIDFDRHSYDGRNWTYVNLPMEEIKGMAIASLKDNTMMYYSCDVGRELDRSKGIAALNNYDYASLLGYDFTMDKAERIKSFDSGSTHAMTLKAVDLDASGKPTKWKVENSWGEQSGVKGHIIMTDGWFDAYTFRLVVNKKYATAKVLELLKTKPVQLPAWDPMFTPDAP
- a CDS encoding gamma carbonic anhydrase family protein, with the translated sequence MAYIQKVRGFEPQIGEGCFLAVNATIVGDVVLGEGCSVWFNAVLRGDVNSIRIGRNVNIQDGTVVHTLYQKSTIEIGDNVSVGHNVTLHGCKIENLALIGMGSVVMDHAVVGEGAIVAAGSVVLANTLIEPYTLWAGTPAKFIKKVSPEQSKELNERIANNYQMYASWFDQEENAAPR